From a single Lolium rigidum isolate FL_2022 chromosome 7, APGP_CSIRO_Lrig_0.1, whole genome shotgun sequence genomic region:
- the LOC124670321 gene encoding ribonuclease 1-like — translation MGVHNCSIVVLVLLPLLLASSSSAATDFDFFYHVQQWPGSFCDTKGGCCFPGNVKPAVDFGIHGLWPNYAACRPAVGKNKTECWPEFCNAADTFDPLLVSDLKNGMDRNWATLSCKSNDSTGFWSHEWEKHGTCSNMDQHAYFAAALEFKARFNLTQILLDAGVVPSDEETYGVSSILDAITAATGSKPSIGCNKGVSGEMQLYEVYHCVDRTGTRPVDCPGTVQGRKCTDTVQFPAF, via the exons ATGGGAGTCCATAACTGTTCCATCGTCGTGctcgtccttcttcctcttcttctcgccTCCTCCTCTTCGGCAGCTACCGATTTTGATTTCTTCTACCATGTTCAGCAG TGGCCTGGGTCGTTCTGCGACACGAAGGGTGGGTGCTGCTTCCCGGGCAACGTGAAGCCAGCGGTGGACTTCGGCATCCACGGCCTCTGGCCCAACTACGCCGCGTGCCGCCCCGCCGTCGGGAAGAACAAGACGGAGTGCTGGCCTGAGTTCTGCAACGCTGCCGACACTTTCGACCCGTTGCTGGTCAGCGACCTGAAGAACGGAATGGACCGCAACTGGGCGACGCTGTCGTGCAAGAGCAACGACAGCACGGGGTTCTGGAGCCACGAGTGGGAGAAGCACGGCACCTGCTCCAACATGGACCAGCACGCCTACTTCGCGGCGGCGCTCGAGTTCAAGGCCCGGTTCAACCTCACGCAGATCCTCCTCGACGCCGGCGTGGTGCCGTCGGACGAGGAGACATACGGCGTGAGCAGCATCCTGGACGCCATCACGGCGGCGACGGGTTCGAAGCCCAGCATCGGGTGCAACAagggcgtctccggcgagatgcAGCTGTACGAGGTGTACCACTGCGTCGACCGCACCGGAACGCGCCCCGTCGACTGCCCGGGGACGGTGCAGGGACGGAAGTGCACCGACACTGTGCAGTTCCCCGCGTTCTGA